Proteins found in one Drosophila busckii strain San Diego stock center, stock number 13000-0081.31 chromosome 2R, ASM1175060v1, whole genome shotgun sequence genomic segment:
- the LOC108595735 gene encoding uncharacterized protein LOC108595735: MPLHKKQDYIPIKCEGWNGKFVYPEGSMNNVSKIRRHNQMVTNTNNFYGYSTEPIVLPTAWDGTFVKSGETRIKPERNRSDDQDYYEFDTNPTILPTSWNGEFVSDPTDVRYKPERNHSDPRDYAEANRFKLVPQ; encoded by the coding sequence atgccgCTGCATAAGAAACAGGATTATATACCCATCAAGTGTGAGGGATGGAACGGTAAATTTGTTTATCCCGAGGGCTCCATGAACAACGTTTCCAAGATACGTCGCCACAACCAGATGGTCACCAATACCAACAATTTCTATGGCTATAGTACGGAACCCATTGTCCTGCCCACCGCCTGGGATGGCACATTTGTGAAGAGCGGCGAAACACGCATTAAGCCCGAACGCAATCGTTCCGATGATCAGGATTACTATGAATTCGATACCAATCCCACTATATTGCCCACCAGCTGGAACGGCGAGTTCGTCAGCGATCCCACTGATGTGCGCTACAAGCCCGAGCGTAATCACTCCGATCCTCGCGACTACGCCGAGGCCAATCGCTTCAAGCTGGTGCCGCAATAG